DNA sequence from the Drosophila sechellia strain sech25 chromosome 3L, ASM438219v1, whole genome shotgun sequence genome:
GAAATGTATATATGgtaaaaaacataaacaaatgaTGCGTGCTTCCAATTGTAAGCTTTTTATTGGTATAGGGGAAAAAGCCTTAATCCATCGCATGACATCTTTAAAAATATGAAGTTGCTTTCGAAATGTACTTTTATAATCCGGAAATTGTATTTATAGCCTTTGTAATCTTGTCCAGACGTACTAAACTAAACATCGGCGACATTCGCATCTCTATCTTCAAGTTTTATTATtcagtcaaaaaaaaaaaagttattaaTCAAATGATTAGTTCAATTTTTCACTTGGAAACAGGAGGAATATAGCGCATACATATAAGCAAGTGATCCCTTCTATTttaattgcgcatacgcctcGTGTGACATGATCAATTTAAATGCACAGTATTGTAAAACGATTTATGAGCATAAATTTGTGGAACAAAGTCCACCCTAAAGTGCACACACATCAAATATAACTGATAAAGCACTGATCCGATAATTTTCCAGGGGGCACGTCTCTTTGTTCTCTGATTGTATTCCCTCTTTCCTATTTACTTACCGCGATGTCAAGGCCAACTTGGAGGCCTGTGCGGTGAGTGCCGCAACGATCTTGGGATGGCAGTGACCCTGGTTGACCGCCGAGTAGGCGCTCAGGTAGTCGAAGTAGCGCTTGCCCTCCACATCCCAGACGAACACGCCCTCGCCCTTGGCCAGGGCCACGGGCAGTGGGTGGTAGTTGTGGGCGCCGTACTTGTTCTCCCTGGCGTAGACGATTTCGGAACGGGAACCGGCGGCGGCGTTCGTCTCCTGGGCAGCTGTCTTCTGGGCCAAGAAGCTCATGCGGGTGGCGATGCCGCGGGCTGATAGCTTGGAGAACATATTGGCGATAGTAGTATGTATCTCGAGTCGATGGGGTATATGGCACACTTGTACTCGCGGATCGCCACTGATGCTAACTGAGAGTCCGCCGCTTGAGGGCGGGTGCTTTTTATACCCGGAGAGCAGTGTGTGGAGAACCCCATGGAAGCTTGCTGCTCTTTGTAGTAATGTAACACTATGGGGTATACATGTATGTTCGCTCTGACATCACTCCTGCCTTATCTcattacatatgtacacaagTAAATTCGGTTTTTACATTCCTTTTTGCACTTGtaaatcattttcatttgataCTTGATGAATATGAGCTGGGGCTTTGCTTCAATTTATGCTTTTGTCGGCAAATTGTAATCAGCTTAAAAAATTTCCACTGCCAAATTGATAGAGCTTAAAAGCTTCGAAAGTCCCGAATTTGTCAATTGTTGTGTTTGTTCATCaccaaaatatacaaaataatataaaatatataaataaattgttgctTCCGATCAGTTTATGACGagataatttaaaaattccacCCGCTAGCTGAGtaaagggtatctgatagtcgaggcaGTATTTAACTGCGTTTTCTCTAGTTTACAAATTCTATTAATTCCCTTATATATGAATATCTTAACAAAATAAGAATATTTGATTATACTTACCTTTGCTAAATTCATTTACAACCAGTCGTTCCATAATAATTTCAcgtatttatttgatttttcataaataatttatggGCTTAAGAATTTACAACTAGTTTGCTTAGAGATGATAATTATTCTCATTTATCGTATATTGTTTGTTTCGTTATCAATCAAACATTTAACAATTATAGCACGTTCAGGGAAACTACGAGTACATACATACTGATATTACATAATACGACCGTTGAGAAGGCAACTCAAAAATTGCACTAAAACATTCTTTTACACAGAACCAATTCCattggaaatgaaaacaaaatcaattttacaTGTAGAATTTATACAGGGCGAAAAAAATTGGGATTCCACCAcactctttctttttttttggtgggcgtggcagttgtTGCCTACTTTGCGGATGCCCCATTAACCACTTCTGCTGGCTCGTCGCGATTCATTAGCTACCTCGAATACAATatgttgttaattaattttaataaattcacGCTTTGATTGCTATTATCCACTCCACCCCTCCGCTCACTCCATGGTCTGCGAGACGCTCTGCTGCGGAGATTGGGCAGGTGAAAGGCTGCGGGGCGTTGCCGTGGCGCCGCCCGAATCCCCCATTCCGATCCCACtgccatttccgtttccgttggCGGCCGCCCTCTGCTGATTCTGGGCCTGGCTGAGGAGCTCCTTGTTCAGCCGGTAGCTGCTCATGACGTTGGCACAGCTCTGGTGGAAGTAAAAGTTACGGCCGCGCAGGAACGCATCCGTGTTGAGATCCTTTATGCCTGTCTTGAAATACACAAGAAAAGTGGGCGCAAATTATAGAAGATTTTGGAGAGTTGGAGATTTCCGGCTTAAGTGTGCATTGACTGGTTGAAATTACTGGAGGCGGAAAGCGAAAGTTAGGGGTTCTCGGGGATTGTGCAAAGATCGAGCCGATCGAGGTGAAGTGAAAACTGAAGCAAACTGAGAAATTACCTTACAAATGAAACATTTGTTTTCATCGTCCGGTTTTAAATCCGAACTAATCCCCACCTTTGTGTCCAATTGCGTTAATCCCGGCACGCCCATCGACGACAACTGCGACAGGCTGTTCTCCATGCTCTCCGCGTATTTCGCCGAcggattgttgttgttattactgctgctattgttgttgttattattattgttgttgttgttgtgcgaTATGTCCATGGGTCCGGGTTCGGTGCTGCTCACCTGCGGCTCCGACCGCGGTCGCTCCTCCACCGGTGAGAGGTTCTCGAGGGATCTGTAAGTGAGCATATTTGGGATAATTACAAAACCTATCCAAGTCATTTGGCGCAGGACATGACCACTGGTAACTATAGGTAACTTACgtttgaaattataaattaaaaataaaatgcttgAGAATATGCAGAAACAGCTGAAACTAATCTTTAATATTATCCTTTTGAATGATATAGCTTTAAATTAAACCCACAACACTGTCCTTTGTTAAACAGTATGCACAAGGATTAAGGATTTTTGTATAAACTTAAGATgtatttacataaatatttaagaaagCTTTAAAGGCTTTCAGTAAGCATTACTGATATTAAAACAATaagataataaatataaaataataaatataatctTGCAATATATTTAAGCTAGTTTCCAAAAagtaattgttattatttgaaGGACTGAAGCGACCGTCTCACCTGCTGCTGCCCACGTTCTGCTCATCCTGGCGGCGCTGCATCTTGCCATAGTTGATTTTGCTAGACAGCTTCACGGTGTCGTCGTCGTCCACAATCACGTCCTCGTCGCTGTCGTTTTGGCAGGAGGCCGTGTCCATCATCAGATCCTTGTTGCTGCCATCGCCGTTGTTgtgggtgctgctgctgctgttggtgtcGTTCACGCCCACGCCGCAGGAGTCCGCGTTGTAGTAGTGGTGTGTGGTGGATGACAGCTCGCTGACGGTTTTAACTGCGGATTAAGTGGAACGGGGCAATTGGCGTCAGTTGCGGGACATAAATATAAGTCTCatcaaaaaaaaaccgaatCTAAAGTACTGATATGGGGTTTGAAATCATTGGAATTGATTCATTTCAGTTTCATATCAGTAATATTCCTTGATAAAACTAAGCGAAATACTACATTCTAAACAGTATATATTTGGAATGTAGGTAGAGTTTTGATTCATTTTGaatctttaaattagaaacccACCACTGATATGTGCGTGGGTTGGTGCCTCGCCTGGCCAACTACTGCTGCTCGCCGTTGTCACATTGGTGCTCACGTCCTGCTCGTCGGCATGCGGATCCTTCTGGCTGAGCACACAGCCCGTCCGGTAGAGAATCCCGTCCAGCTTGCCCGGCTGCGAGTTGCTGTTGTGCATACTGGAGGGCGGCATAACCGTGCCGGATGACCCCGAACCCGGAGCAGCTAGCTCCGACCCTGAGTCGGGCATTTCGTCGTTGCAGCTCTCCACATCCACCGTTTCGATCTCCTCCTGCGATTTGACATCGTCCTGGAAATATAAAGGATTTTATTGAGTATTTACGACtgatatttattttgggaCACTGGACTTACCTCTGGAGGAATCTTCCCCGTCTCCAAGGCGTACTTCCTCTTGCAGATGGGACAACTGCTACAGTAAAGACTCTCCATCATGTACATTTCGCCGTACTTGCGCTTTCGCACTTTGAGTCTCAGGCGGTTCTGGCGATTGTTACGTATTCTCTGGAAGGTCTAGGGAAATCGAGAAGATGAATGCTTAGATTCGCACCAGATTAGCTCCTGAGGAACACCCACCTCCCAGCGGTTGTGACTGGTGCGAATGGCGTTCTCCTGCGCGGGACACGGAGGAGCAAACATGTAGGTGGCCTGCAGGCTGGCCCTCTCGAATCCCGCACTCAGCTTGTAGAGCCTGTCCAGTTCGGTGAGGAAGTGGGTGTGCCACTCCTCGGCGCTCAGCTTCAGTCCACAAACGGGGCACATCTCGGGAATAGCACCGCCGGCAGCTGCCGCTTGCAGCCCAGTGACCAGGCTCAATCCACCGGGAACTGCCCGCAGACCCGCCATGCTCAAACTGGCCAAGGCCGCGTGGTGGGCGGCGTGGTGGTGCGACAGCGGATGGGGATGGGCCATGTGGTGGTGCGTCGTCACCGCCGTGGACACCGGAGGTGCCCCCACATGGTGGCCCACGTGGTGGTGGCTATGGGCGTGCGGATGGGCCAGCGGATGCGGGTGCGAGTGGGCGTGCGTGTGGGGATGATGGTGCGGCGAGGAGGCGGCCAGGTGGCTGGCCATCGAAACGGCAACGCTGCTGGTCGCCGTGCTGATGGCGGGATTGCTggtggagcaggaggaggacgaggagctgGACGCCGACGAGGAGGTGGCCAGTGCCTGGTGGCCCTTCCCCGCATTATGCAGATCTGTGTGGGCGGGAAGAGGAGAAGACATCGTTGAATTCCAGTCAAGTCCGCAATCATTAATCATGAGCTGATacaattgaaatggaaaatacaaTCTAGCATGGATTGGTTGGCACTTAAAGAAATAGGAATAGAAATAGGAATGCATACTCTAGAATTGTTAGCTAAACTCTAAATCCTTTCATTAAAGCTAAAATATAAGTAGATTTATTATGGATCAATCTTATATAGATAAATCCTATATCGATTTTTTCAGTGCAATTTCCACACTTTTTTCCAGCCAATAAATCTGCCAGGCATTTTCTAATTGCCTCTTTTCAGCACATCGGTGGAAATTAATTGGAGCTCGTAATTCTTAAAGCGAATCTGGCTGCCAGCAAGTGGGGATCAGGGTTCGCAGGAGTCCGCTGCAGGATTCCTGATGTCAGACACACGTCGACCCCACGTATTTCGGCAGCCACTGGCGAAAAAATGAATAAGCCAACGGCAACCACAATAAATACAAACTGTTTGCTGCGAACCCAGCAAACAAAATGTGTCCGCCGTTCTGCACGTGACTGCGGccggcaattaaaataatattacaaTAAACATATCGCAGTGCGTTTCGAACAGGCGCAGtcgaaacagttttatttatattcttcTAAATTATTGCCCAACAAAATATGTCGGTTAACCGCGCCCATCACCGGCAGTCGAATGGATATGCTTAACATAAATGGAGATACATTCGAGTCGTGACTCCGGTTCAAATTAGCCGCCAGTTCGGTGCTCCACATCTCTCACGTTCGCTGGGGTTACTCCTGGTTACCATTTAGCTAGTTCATAAGCTTCAATTTTGAAATCAGGGTTTGGAAAACTAaacgaaatttaatttttgtgccTATTGTGTTGTATGTATTTCATaagaaaatgtaaatgtatctATATTCAAACTGAAGCAATTGAAAGATGAAATATCTTTTGTGAATGATACAAtcaaattacaaatattttcagtAGATTTATTTATGTGATTAGCTAAATCTGCATAATAACTTCTTGGAATGCCCCATCTCTTTTTAAACTCTTTGTATAGCACTCATGACTGACATAACTGAAAATATGTCCAGGTTCGATGACCACCCACTCCACGTCGATTTGCGACACGTGCTCAACGATGCTATTTCATAATCCTCCCTGTCCAAGAAATGGGCGTTTCATATATCGCCGGATGAAATATGACTTTGCCATTAATATTACGGAAATTAATATGAAAATTCCAAGTGTGCATTCGATATAATACATCATCGGCGAACAAAAACCGCGGAGCAGAAGTAATAGCAATAATAACGCTCGTCATAACAATGGCAAACAATGCAATCAAAGCGATTCGCAACACTTGCGCATCCTTTGAGCCAACAAATCGCAGAGTAAACCGAAAAAGTGTGTCCCCCAGCCGGCGATAAATGAGCAAACATTATGGAATCCCGAGGGTGGCTGCACAATGTCTCCGGAAGAGTTGCGGCAATGGCCTGGATGAGTAATTAGCCGCCACTGGAGGACGTCTTCGTGTGCCGAGCACGAGCCGCCCGAAAAAGGATGTGCGGTTGGTTTGACTTTGTAGTCAAGTGGTCGGGTTGCCTGGAATGGGGTTGATGTAACATTTCATTGGGACCACTCCAGTCGATTATCCTTATATACGTGTATCCTTGTGCCATTTAAAACACTTACGACATGCTCCCCTCCTCTTAACCCTTCGCTGGCTTCTCATTCCTCGCATGCCCTTTTGACTTCTGCCCTGCAGTGGGGTTAAATTGGCCTGTTCGCCGCTAAACTTCAGTTAGTTTAACCCATTGATGGATGCTGGCTTGCGCTGCAGCTTCAGCTAATTAAAAGTGTATTATTTATCGAAATTAATTTATGGCGCTCCTGTCTATCCACGACTACTCGCTAATCCAAAAGTTAAACACAAATCCACATGTTGAGTATGGGTGGTGGGTTCATGTGGCGAGGGAAAACTGGTTTTCCGGCTTAAGTTGAAAGGCAAATAATGGCCGAAAGATAAACAGAGTTGTCACTGTTTTAGGCAGAGGTGTTGGAAAGGGGGTACAAGTgaatataattaaacaaattttacattttatgtaAACTATTTATTGCAAAAATGTAACATTCTATGTTATCTCGGTTTTCAACTAAATGTTCTACATATTATATCTCCTTACTGGAGTGCATTATTGCTTACATATTGAAACCTTTAGGAAACCCTATTGAACCCCCTTGGCACTACGCTCCTGTCATTTATCCCATTTGTTTTGTTCATTTGCATTCATAtttatcattttcatatgctGCAGCCCGATTTTTGTCATAAGGCGCTTAACTCGATCAGCTTTACTAGACCAATTAGCAACGCATTTGCAGACGAGACGATTTAGCCTACTTTTTTGGAAAGGTTGGGATGGAAATTTAGGGAAAACGGAAAAGCTGGAACAGGAACAACCCCCAGGTAAATAAGAGAGAATTTAAGCAAAGTATCTGGACTCgagaaaactaataaaaaacGAATTGAAGTGCAGGAGATGGGAGGTCCTGTCGCTGTCCTTACGCCTGCCAGTCAAAGTTAACCTACTGAAGCGTTAAAATTGCTCGGCAAAAGTAAAATTGAAACAAATACGCACGGCGATTTTtatcagcaaaaaaaaaggagttCGAAGGCCCGAACTTTCCAATTTTTCCTTTTATCGCAAACATGCAAATTTTTTTGTGCGATGTGGATGTAAAtttgctaaataaataaatgcggTGCAAGCAACCCTACTTACGTCTCAAATCCCTGGGATCCTGAGAATTATTGCTGCGTGGACTTTCACCCTTTTCAACGGCATCGTAATCCTGTGATCCCTCCATGGATTCGTGCGATGTGCATGTGGGGCTGGCCGAATCCGTGCGAAATGATTCGCTGCCATTGAACAGATTCTGCCGGATGGAAATCGAAGTGCAAATCCCATTATGACAAGTGTCAATCTTGCGCCGATTATCAGCTCATCGCATCAGCGGATACCGATTGGCAGCCAACCCAACCCGATGCCAACTCACCTGATCCAGGGATATGCCGATGTACTTGGGCGGCGAGAAGGCCGACGGCAGCGAGAAGTTCGACAGCACCGACGGCTTGCCCAGCGGCGAGCGGTCACTGGCAAAGTAGCTGGCCGGTCCCGCTccagccgccgccgctgccgccgccgctccGTTGGCCACCAGCATCCCGTGGTTGAGCAGCAGGTGCGGATTGAAGTAGTTGCCGACTAGTGACATGTTGTGCAGATCTTTGGCGTCGGGTAGCTGCAAGAGGGGGAAATCGAAAGGGATTACCTAGGAAGCACAGTTGGGGCGAGAGAAATGGGGAAAGTATTGTAGAATCGTGACAATAGCAAGATTTCATTCATTTTATATTACTGGATTTCGCGGGGTACCATTATATATCAAGGTCGATGCACCTATTCAGTTTATGAGTGGGAGCAAATCCAACAAAATATTCACCAAAAATGTATAGATACTTTTTTGTGGGAGAG
Encoded proteins:
- the LOC6619385 gene encoding protein Teyrha-meyrha isoform X1, whose amino-acid sequence is MESNAFGSSHLPSQALVVLSEAASGLHEALRGQRPFPSRLPDAKDLHNMSLVGNYFNPHLLLNHGMLVANGAAAAAAAAGAGPASYFASDRSPLGKPSVLSNFSLPSAFSPPKYIGISLDQNLFNGSESFRTDSASPTCTSHESMEGSQDYDAVEKGESPRSNNSQDPRDLRHLHNAGKGHQALATSSSASSSSSSSCSTSNPAISTATSSVAVSMASHLAASSPHHHPHTHAHSHPHPLAHPHAHSHHHVGHHVGAPPVSTAVTTHHHMAHPHPLSHHHAAHHAALASLSMAGLRAVPGGLSLVTGLQAAAAGGAIPEMCPVCGLKLSAEEWHTHFLTELDRLYKLSAGFERASLQATYMFAPPCPAQENAIRTSHNRWETFQRIRNNRQNRLRLKVRKRKYGEMYMMESLYCSSCPICKRKYALETGKIPPEDDVKSQEEIETVDVESCNDEMPDSGSELAAPGSGSSGTVMPPSSMHNSNSQPGKLDGILYRTGCVLSQKDPHADEQDVSTNVTTASSSSWPGEAPTHAHISVKTVSELSSTTHHYYNADSCGVGVNDTNSSSSTHNNGDGSNKDLMMDTASCQNDSDEDVIVDDDDTVKLSSKINYGKMQRRQDEQNVGSSRSLENLSPVEERPRSEPQVSSTEPGPMDISHNNNNNNNNNNNSSSNNNNNPSAKYAESMENSLSQLSSMGVPGLTQLDTKVGISSDLKPDDENKCFICKTGIKDLNTDAFLRGRNFYFHQSCANVMSSYRLNKELLSQAQNQQRAAANGNGNGSGIGMGDSGGATATPRSLSPAQSPQQSVSQTME
- the LOC6619385 gene encoding protein Teyrha-meyrha isoform X2, whose protein sequence is MESNAFGSSHLPSQALVVLSEAASGLHEALRGQRPFPSRLPDAKDLHNMSLVGNYFNPHLLLNHGMLVANGAAAAAAAAGAGPASYFASDRSPLGKPSVLSNFSLPSAFSPPKYIGISLDQNLFNGSESFRTDSASPTCTSHESMEGSQDYDAVEKGESPRSNNSQDPRDLRHLHNAGKGHQALATSSSASSSSSSSCSTSNPAISTATSSVAVSMASHLAASSPHHHPHTHAHSHPHPLAHPHAHSHHHVGHHVGAPPVSTAVTTHHHMAHPHPLSHHHAAHHAALASLSMAGLRAVPGGLSLVTGLQAAAAGGAIPEMCPVCGLKLSAEEWHTHFLTELDRLYKLSAGFERASLQATYMFAPPCPAQENAIRTSHNRWETFQRIRNNRQNRLRLKVRKRKYGEMYMMESLYCSSCPICKRKYALETGKIPPEDDVKSQEEIETVDVESCNDEMPDSGSELAAPGSGSSGTVMPPSSMHNSNSQPGKLDGILYRTGCVLSQKDPHADEQDVSTNVTTASSSSWPGEAPTHAHISVKTVSELSSTTHHYYNADSCGVGVNDTNSSSSTHNNGDGSNKDLMMDTASCQNDSDEDVIVDDDDTVKLSSKINYGKMQRRQDEQNVGSSRSLENLSPVEERPRSEPQVSSTEPGPMDISHNNNNNNNNNNNSSSNNNNNPSAKYAESMENSLSQLSSMGVPGLTQLDTKTGIKDLNTDAFLRGRNFYFHQSCANVMSSYRLNKELLSQAQNQQRAAANGNGNGSGIGMGDSGGATATPRSLSPAQSPQQSVSQTME
- the LOC6619385 gene encoding protein Teyrha-meyrha isoform X4 encodes the protein MESNAFGSSHLPSQALVVLSEAASGLHEALRGQRPFPSRLPDAKDLHNMSLVGNYFNPHLLLNHGMLVANGAAAAAAAAGAGPASYFASDRSPLGKPSVLSNFSLPSAFSPPKYIGISLDQNLFNGSESFRTDSASPTCTSHESMEGSQDYDAVEKGESPRSNNSQDPRDLRHLHNAGKGHQALATSSSASSSSSSSCSTSNPAISTATSSVAVSMASHLAASSPHHHPHTHAHSHPHPLAHPHAHSHHHVGHHVGAPPVSTAVTTHHHMAHPHPLSHHHAAHHAALASLSMAGLRAVPGGLSLVTGLQAAAAGGAIPEMCPVCGLKLSAEEWHTHFLTELDRLYKLSAGFERASLQATYMFAPPCPAQENAIRTSHNRWETFQRIRNNRQNRLRLKVRKRKYGEMYMMESLYCSSCPICKRKYALETGKIPPEDDVKSQEEIETVDVESCNDEMPDSGSELAAPGSGSSGTVMPPSSMHNSNSQPGKLDGILYRTGCVLSQKDPHADEQDVSTNVTTASSSSWPGEAPTHAHISVKTVSELSSTTHHYYNADSCGVGVNDTNSSSSTHNNGDGSNKDLMMDTASCQNDSDEDVIVDDDDTVKLSSKINYGKMQRRQDEQNVGSSRSLENLSPVEERPRSEPQVSSTEPGPMDISHNNNNNNNNNNNSSSNNNNNPSAKYAESMENSLSQLSSMGVPGLTQLDTKA
- the LOC6619385 gene encoding protein Teyrha-meyrha isoform X3 yields the protein MESNAFGSSHLPSQALVVLSEAASGLHEALRGQRPFPSRLPDAKDLHNMSLVGNYFNPHLLLNHGMLVANGAAAAAAAAGAGPASYFASDRSPLGKPSVLSNFSLPSAFSPPKYIGISLDQNLFNGSESFRTDSASPTCTSHESMEGSQDYDAVEKGESPRSNNSQDPRDLRHLHNAGKGHQALATSSSASSSSSSSCSTSNPAISTATSSVAVSMASHLAASSPHHHPHTHAHSHPHPLAHPHAHSHHHVGHHVGAPPVSTAVTTHHHMAHPHPLSHHHAAHHAALASLSMAGLRAVPGGLSLVTGLQAAAAGGAIPEMCPVCGLKLSAEEWHTHFLTELDRLYKLSAGFERASLQATYMFAPPCPAQENAIRTSHNRWETFQRIRNNRQNRLRLKVRKRKYGEMYMMESLYCSSCPICKRKYALETGKIPPEDDVKSQEEIETVDVESCNDEMPDSGSELAAPGSGSSGTVMPPSSMHNSNSQPGKLDGILYRTGCVLSQKDPHADEQDVSTNVTTASSSSWPGEAPTHAHISVKTVSELSSTTHHYYNADSCGVGVNDTNSSSSTHNNGDGSNKDLMMDTASCQNDSDEDVIVDDDDTVKLSSKINYGKMQRRQDEQNVGSSRSLENLSPVEERPRSEPQVSSTEPGPMDISHNNNNNNNNNNNSSSNNNNNPSAKYAESMENSLSQLSSMGVPGLTQLDTKVGISSDLKPDDENKCFICKA